The genomic region CGCGCGGGTCCGCAAGGGTGTGCTCAGTGCGCTGGAGCACGGTATGACCGAGGTGACGCTGTGGGGCGAGAGCTGGCCCGAGGAACTCGATGCCACGGTGGGTTCGGTACAGCACAAGTTGAGCGCGGCAGCCCGTGCGTTCAAGGCTCAGGCGCTGGCGGCGACCGACAATCAGGAGGCGTTCGATGTCGGGCGGGCCGAGTCGTTCCGCTGCGGTGTCACCACCGTCCCATCGGTGGCCGCGGACCTGGTCCCGGCCAGCTGAGCGGTTGGCGGCGTCAGCCCATGCCGCCGACGTCGATCAGAACCTTGCCCACGGCCCGTCCGTCGGCGACGTGCCGTAACGCCTTCGCGGTGTCCACGAGCGGGTAGACCGCGCCGACGTGCGGTGTCGCGTGACCCGACCGCAGCAGGTCGCGCAGCTCGGTCTCGTTGCGAGTGAACTCGGCCGGTGGCACATCCTGGAACTGGAAGCCCAGGAGGTGAACTCCCTTCACCAGCACCAGGTTCAAGGGGATCCGGGGAATGTCGCCCGAGGCATAGCCGATGGTGACGAATCGGCCGCCGCGACGCAGTGAGCGCAACGCGGGCTCCGACAGTGCCCCTCCGACCGGATCGAGCACGGCGTGGCACCCATCGGGTAACGCGGTGCGCAACGCGTCGCGCAGGTCACCGTCGCTGGATTCACTCCCCGGTCGCTGCGCTCCTGCCCGCCGGTGGTTCACGAGGTTGGCGGCCCCGAGTTGGCGTGCGACGGCCAGCTTCTCGGGCGTCGAAGCCACCGCCGTGACCCTGGCGCCGAGTGCGACGCCCAGCTGAACCGCGGCCAGACCGACGCCACCGCCGGCGCCCAGGACCACGATGTCGTCACCGGCGCCGATGCGCGCGACCGACCGCAGGCAGTGATAGGCGGTGCGGTGGCCCACCCCGAACGCGGCCGCCGTGCCAGCGTCCACGCCCTCGGGAATTCGCGCCAGGCCTGCGGCGGCCGTCGCCACCTGCTCGGCGAACGCACCGAACAGTCCGGTGCCGGTGACTCGGTCGCCAACCATGAAACCGTCTGTCTCCCCGCATGTCTCGGAGATGATCCCGGCGAACTCGCTACCGGGCACGAACGGTGGCGGCACGCTGATCTGGTACTTGTCGGCGACCAGGAGAACGTCGGGGAAGTTGACCGCTGCCGCCTGGACGCGCACCAATGCCTGACCCGGTTCCAGGATCGGCGTGGCGCGCTCCTCGATCCGGACCACCTCCGGAGGCCCGTAGGACGGGCACACCGCAGCACGCACCGGGTCAACCCCTGTAGTCGGTGGACTCGGCGAGTTCGGCGGCCGAGGCCATCAGGTCGGTGACCACCGGCCCGAACGCCAGCAGCTTCTCGTCGTCACCGGCACGCTGAAAGCCCTGCTCCAACACGATCGCCAGCTTCCACTTCGCCAGCACCAGGTAGTAGTCCAAGTCGTCCACCTGGCGGCCGGACACCTCGGCATAGTGCGCGACGACCTGGTCGCGGGAGGGCATTCCGCGCATGTCGACATAGCTCATCGCGGCGTCGTCGGAATCGCTGGACGGCCAGGACTGCACCATCCACCCGAGGTCGAGTTTCGGGTCGCCGACGGTGCCCATCTCCCAGTCCACCAGTGCGGCGAGCCGAGCCGGTGCACCGTGCTGGTACATGACGTTTGCGAACTGGTAGTCACCGTGCATCAATCCGGGGATGAAATCGAGCGGACCGTGGGCCTTGAGCCAGCCGGTGGCGACCTCCAACCCGGGCAGATCGCGTCCCTTGATCCGATCGAGGAAGCCGGTCCACCGGGCCACCTGCCGTTCGTGGAACCCGTCCGGTCGCCCGAGGTCGGACAGTCCCTTGGCCTTCCAGTCGACCTTCGACAGCAGTGCGATGCCCTCGGCCAGTTGATAACTCAGGCCTGGCCGGGTACTCAGATCACTGTTGAACGGTTCGGGCCACACGGCGTGCTGATCCATGGGAGACCAACCGTCGACGAAGCCCATGAGGTAGAACGGCCGACCCAGAACGTCCGCGTCGTCGCACACGCCGATGGCCTTGGTATGCGGCACATCCGTGCCGTCGAGTGCCTCGATGATGCGCCACTCCCGCAGGATGCCCCGGTCTCGGTCCGAGGGTGCATCGGGCGGTGGCATGCGGATGACACAGCGTGCGTCGCCGCGCGTCAGTTCATAGATCACGTTCTGGGTGCCACCGGACAGGAAGCGTGCCCGCAGGGGTTCGCCCCTGCCCGGTAGATCGGTGCCGTCCATCCAGGCGGCCAGCCGGGTGGTGTCGATAGCGGGTTCGCTCACTGGTTGCCCGCCTCGAGTTCGAGGTACTCGGCGAAGCGTTCCCGCGCGGCGTCCCGCTTGCGGGGCAGCCATTCGGACGGCCAGATGTCCTCGCTGGGCTTGTAGCCACGCAGCACCTGTTTGGCGACCGTGACCTTGTGCACCTCGGTGGGTCCGTCGGCCAGTCCCATCACGGCCGCGCCGGTGACCATGCCGAGGAACGGCATCTCGTTGGTGACACCCAGAGCGCCGTGGACTTGCATTGCGCGCCAGGCGATGTCATGCAGCACAGTCGGCATGACGACCTTGACCGCCGCGATGTCCTTGCGCACCCTCTCGTAGTCGTTGTACTTGTCGATCTCCCACGCGGTGTGGAGCACCATCAGCCGGAACTGCTTGAGCTGGGCGTAGGAGTCGGCGATGTAGGACTGCACGGTCTGCTTGTCCGACAGCAGGCTGCCCGCGGTCTCGCGGCTCAGCACGCGCTCGCACATCATGTCGATGGCCTTCTGGGCCAGGCCTATGGTGCGCATCGCGTGGTGGATGCGGCCACCGCCGAGCCGGGTCTGCGCGATGACGAACGCCTGGCCCTCACCGCCGAGCAAGGCTGAGTTCGGCACCCGCACATTGTCGTAGTGGATGAGCGCGTGGCTGCCCTCGTTCTCGCGCTCGCCGTACAGCCCGACGTTGCGCACGATGTGCACCCCCGGGGTGTCGGTGGGTAGCAGGAACATCGACATGCCCTGATACGCGCTGACGTCGGGGTTGGTCACCACCATCACGATCAGGAACGCGGCGGTGTTGGCGTTGGAGGAGAAGTACTTCCAGCCGTTGATGACCCAGTCGTCACCATCGCGCACGGCGCTGGTCGTGAACTGCGTTGGGTCCGCGCCGCCCTGGGGTTCGGTCATCGAGTAGCTCGAGAACAGTTCGCCGTCGAGCAGCGGGCGCAGGTAGGTCTCCTTCTGCTCGGGCGTGCCGTAGTGCGCGATGATCTCGGCGTTGCCGGTGTCGGGGGCCTGGCAGCCGAAGATGATGGGTGCCCATTGCGATCGGCCGATGACCTCGTTGAGCAGTGCCAGCTTCAGCTGGCCATAACCCTGCCCGCCAAGGTCAGGTCCGAGATGCGTGGCCCACAAACCCTTCTCGCGCACCTGCTGCTTGAGGGGGTCGACAACCTTGCGTCGCGTCTCGGTCAGCGGGGTGAACTGCAGATGGGGCCAGATCAGGTCGAGCGGCTCGACCTCGTCGCGCACGAATGCGTCCGCCCAGTCGAGCAGTTCCTGGTATTGCGGATCGGTCTCGAAGTCCCACATTTCGGCCTCCTTGGCAGGGATCAGGGTGTGGTGCGTCGGTGTGCGTAGCCGTCGATGAGCGTGGTGATGTCGTCGGTGACGACGTCGGCGAATGAGCGCTCTCCGAATGTGCCTGCGGCCCAGTGTCGTGCGCCCTCGCTGACGAAGGTCTGGGCCAAGTACGCCAGATGCGCGACGTTGACGTGGTCGGGGAGCTTGCCGTCGGCCTTGGCCTTTGTGAACAGCTCGCTGAACATATCGTCCTCGAGATCGGAGGGCGTGCCCTCGGCGATGAGGCGGTGCTCGACGCGGTAGCCCTCGAGGATCGCCTCGATGATCAGCTCACGGGGGTTGCGGCTCATCGACTGCTCCAACGTCGTCATGGCAGCGCCGATGACGGTGGCGATCTCGTAGGGCTTGTCGAGCATGTCGTGGATGGTGCGGTGCGCCGACTGCGTCGACATGACGCCCACCTCGAAGAGCACGTCCTCCTTGCGGGGGAAGTAGAAGTAGAACAGCGCCTTGGAGACGCCCGCCGCGGTGCAGATGTCGGCGACGGTGGTGGTGGCATATCCCTTGGTGCGCCACAGTGCCATCGCGGCCTGGACCAGCATCCGTTTGGTCTCACGTGAGTTCGCCCGCTGGAAGGTCGCCCTACGCTGACCACGGTCAGGCGAGGTCGAATTCGTGGGCCTAGCCATATACGCAAAGTAACAGGGGATTGTCGGGCTGTCACTAGTCGACTCGCGTCTAACTAATGGCCAGGGCGGGGCGCCCTGGGCGTAGGTCTTGTAAGGCACGGCTAACCTATCTATATTTACCGGAGAAATATCCTCTAAATTAAGGGCTGGCTGGTGCCTCGACTCTTCAGCGTCGTGAACGGCGCAGTGCTCACGTGTGTGGTTGTGTTCGGAGTGTTCTCGGCGTCGCCTGCGCAGGCCGATGACCCGCCCGCGCATGCCGAGGACTTCGCCATCACCTCGGAGGTCCCCACGCTCGAGGAGCTCAGCGCGCAGATCGCCCTGCTGGTCGCCTCGCCCGCCCCGGACCACGTGAAGGCCGCGCAATTGGAGGGTGGTTCGCGTGCGGCGGTCGTGCCGAAGATGGTCTACCGCATCGGATTCTTCCGTCCACCAAAGGGTTCGAGCGTGGTCACCGGACCCGAAACGCATGAGGAGGGCCGCCACACCGCCATCATCAACGCCAGTCGAGCGGGTCGGCCGACGATCCTGATCGAGGCGGAGTGGCGCTACCTCGACGGGCGCTGGAAACTCGCGAGCAAGTCGTTGTGCAATGGCATCAAGACCCTCGGCCTGCCCATCCCGTGCAACTTCGAATGAGCCACTGGTGATCCACGTCGAGGGAGTCTCGAAGAGCTTCGGCCGGTGCCGCGCCGTCGGCGATGTGACCCTGTCCATCCCCGCGGGCACGGTCACGGGACTGCTGGGACTCAACGGTGCGGGCAAGTCCACCCTGCTGCGGCTCATCGCGGGGCTGGATACCCCCGACCGCGGCACGGTGACGATCGACGGCCTGCGTCTGCGGGACGTGCGCGACCCAAATCGCCTGGTGGGTGCGCACTTCGGGCCCGGCCAGTTGGACACCCGCCACACCGTGGTGCGCCACCTGCGGTGGCTGGCCGCCCTTGGCGGTCTCGACGCGGGGCGCGTCGACACGGTTCTCGCGATGGCCAACCTGACCGCCCTGAGCAACCACCGCATCGCCGCGCTGTCGCTGGGTGCGCGGCAGCGGCTCGCGATCGCAGGCGCATTGCTCGGCGACCCCGACGTGCTGGTACTCGACGAGCCCGTGAACGGCCTCGATGTGCCGGCCATCGTCTGGCTGCGGCACCTGTTGCGCGACTTCGCCTCTCGCGGTCGAAGCGTCGTCATCGCCAGTCACCTACTGGCCGAGGTGGTCCTCACCGCCGACCGCGTGGTCATCATGTCCGCCGGCCAGATCGCTGTCGACGGCTCGCTGGCCGACGTCGTGCCCTTCGGGTCCGATCCGCGCGAACACCTCGAGCAGCAACTCACCAGCGGCGTCGGAGTCGCGTCATGACCGTGCCGACGCATGTTCTCCGCAGCGCGCGCGCCGAGTCCATCCGCACCGGTGGGCGCGGTCCGCTGTGGACCATTCTGATCCCGGCGGCCTGCCTCGTTCCGGCTGTCATCACCTTCACGATCGCCATCGTCGCCGAGTACTTCGCGCGCATCCCCGGCCAGGCCTACGTCCAGCAGGTCGCGACATCCAATGCCACCTACTGGGTCGTCACGGTCACCGTCGTGATGGCGGCGACCGCTGCGGCGTACGGGCGAAGCAGTGAGTCTCAGTGGGGAGCAGGCGCCTTCGTAAAGGCCGCGCTGCCTCGCACCTGGACTGCCGACGCGGGCAAGTGGCTCTTCTACGGGTTGCTCGCAGCGTTCGCCGCGGCGGTGATGGTGGCAGTGGTGCTCATTGCCCTGCCGATGGTGTCGCCGCTGGTCTACGGCGAGGTGTCCATCGCCGACTCCGTCGGCCGCAGGCTGCTGGTGACCGTGCCGATCCTCGCGTTCTTCGCCGCCGGGTTCGGCATCGGTGTCGGGGCCATCACCCGCAGCCCGGCAGCCGCCGTGGGTGCGGTGCTGTTGTGGGTCTACGTCATCGAGACCGCCGTGGGCTACATCCCCGGCGGCATCTCCACGCAACGCTTCATGCCATTCCTGAACGGTGTGTACGGCACGGGACAGGACATCATTTTGGCCCCACCGTGGGGTCCCGACGCGGGATTGGCCTATGCCTGTGCCGTGTTCGCCATCATGTTCGCGGGAGGCCTGTGCGCCGCCCGCCTGAAGGGAGGGGTCACCTCGTGACCGACCAGGAAAGCATTCCCCTGAGCAGTCGATCGGACGCCGACGTACCTGGCCACTGGCTGCTGGCGCGGCTGGGCAAGCGCGTGCTGAGGCCTGGCGGGGTCGAACTGACGGCTCGTCTGTTGTCCGCGGCCAAAGTGGCCGGCTCAGACGTCGTCGAACTCGGTCCGGGACTCGGCAGGACGGCGAACGACATTAGTGCCCTGGGGCCGAAGTCCTATGTCGGAGTGGACGACAGCTCTGCGTCCTCGCCACTGCTACGCGATGTGGTCGCCCGCACGGGTGGCCGCACCGTCGCCGCCGACGCCGCCGAGACCGGACTGGACGATGCCAGTGCTGACGTCGTCGTGGGCGAGGCCATGCTCACCATGCAGGGGGAGAACGCCAAGCGCGCGATCGTCGCGGAGGCCTTCCGCGTGCTGCGGCCTGGGGGCCGCTACGCCATCCACGAACTCGGCCTGACCCCCGACACGCTGCCGCAAGACACCAAGGACGCCATCAGGCGCGATCTCGCCCGGTCGATCAAGGTGAATGCGCGCCCGCTGACAGCCCAGGAGTGGACCGCGCTGCTGACCGAGGCCGGATTCGAGGTCACCTCGGTGCAACTCGCGCCCATGGCACTGTTGCGGCCCGCGCGCGTGCTGGCCGACGAAGGTCTGCTGGGTACCCTGCGCATCGCCGGAAATGTGCTCAGGCGGCCCGCGGCCCGCAAGCGGGTGCTGGCCATGCGTGGCACGTTCGGACGGTATCGGGAGGCGTTGACCGCCGTTGCGCTCGTCGGCACGGTGCCGCAGGAGGGTTCAGGACGGGACACGGTGACGCGATGACGGGTCGGCTGCACTTCCAGAGCAGTGCTGATCACCTGCCGCCACCCGACGCAACCGAGCGTCAGATCGCCAGCAAGATGGTGTACTCCTCACCCGAGGTCAAGGTGGTCAATCTCGCGTTCGTCGAGGGTGCGCTGCTGGCCGACCACTCCAGTCAGCACCCGATCCTGGTGCAGGTTCTCTCCGGTGACGTGGAGTTCACGTGCGCAGGCGAGACCACCCGGATAGGGGCCGGGGGGCTGATGTCGGTGGACGGCGGCGCCGTTCACGCCGTTCGCGCGATCGCACCGACATCGCTGACGGTCACGTTCCTGCTCTGACCGCCCACGCGGGTGCGATCGCACCCGACGTGCGACGATGGAGTATCTGTCACAGCCGCAGGACGGGGGAGTTCAGTTGCCCGCCACCGAAGTACACGCCGACGCCAGCGGTTCCTCTGACCGTGCCGTGGGACACCAGCGTCAGCGGGTATTGAGTGTGCTTCGCACGGCGGAGGAGCCCGTCGACGCTCACCACGTCGCCGATGCGCTGAACATCCATGTCACCACGGCACGCTTCCATCTGGGCACGTTGGAGTCGCAAGGGGTCATCCGGCGTGGTGGCGCGACGGCGGGTCGCGTCGGCCGGCCACGCCTGACTTACGAGCTGGCACCCCGCCTGGACTATGCCGACATCGTGGCGCTCTTCGCGACACACCTCGGCGGCACGCCGGAGGAACGTGAGGCCCGCGCGCTGCGGATCGGTGCGGACCTGGCCCGCCGGGTGCGCCTGACCGAGACGTGCCGGGAGTCGTCGATCACCGACCTCGTCGTCGCTGCGCTGACAGCACTCGGTTTCCAGATTCGATCCGTGGTGAACGCATTCGGAGAGCTGACGGTGCAGATCTGTACCTGTCCGCTCGCCGAGATCGCCGCCGATGCTCCGGAGGTTGTGCGCGGTATTCAGCAGGGTCTGATTCAGGAGGTCATCGACAGCAACGCCGATCTGCTGGACAGGCCCTACGTCGCGGTCGTGCGGCCTGACCCGACGAACGGCGCGTGTGAGGTCAGCCTGGTGCTGCGTCCGGGAGCCCGTTCGGCGATGTGAGCCCACTGCGGATCGCGGCACTGGCTCTCGGCGTGCTCGCCCTCGTGGCGGGCGGCTTGCAGATCTGGGCATACGTCGCGACGGGCTTCCCGCGCCACCTTGTCGTCGGCTCCTTCGCGGTGGCGGTGGGCCTGTGCGTGACGGGTGCCGTGGTGGGGGCGGTCCTACGGGGCCGGCGTTGACGCCGATTGGAGAATCGCGTTCTCCACGTCGGGCAGTCTGTGGCGTCCGCGCGCGCATTGAGCGAGGCGACTAGGCGGCTGCCTTCGTTGACGTCGAAGCAGCGCTATGGAAATGTAATGCTCAACAATGAGAGCCGCGTTCTCATTGTCATGTGTGAGGAACGGAGCGTTGCATGACGATCGACCCCGCCGGTATCGACTGGTTCAGGGACCCACGGCTCGTCGACGACCCGTACCCGTTCTTCAATGCGCTGCGCGACAAGTGCCCGGTCGAGCGCGAGGACCACTACGGCGTGACCATGGTGACCGGCTGGGAGGAGGCGGTCTCGGTCTACAACGACGAGGAGACCTTCTCGTCGTGCACCTCGGTGACGGGTCCCTTCCCCGGGTTCCCGGTGCCGTTGGAGGGCCGTGACGACGTCGCCGAGCTGATCGAGAAGCACCGCGACGAGCTGCCGTTCAGCGACCAGCTGCCCACACTGGATCCGCCCGTCCACACCAACCATCGCTCCCTGATGATGCGGCTCATCACCCCCAAGCGCCTCAAGGAGAACGAGGACGCGATGTGGCAACTGGCCGACGGGGTGCTCGACGAGTTCCTGGCGCCCGGCCGGGGTGAGTTCATCAAGGGTTTCGCGAGCCCGTTCACACTGCTGGTCATCGCCGACCTACTGGGCATTCCACCGGAGGACCGCAACGCCTTCGTCGACGGCATCTCCCAGCACTCGGGTGGCGGTGTCGGCAGCACCAGCAAGGAGTCGCTGTCGCACAGCCCGCTGGAGTTCCTGTACGGCCAGTTCGAGGCGTACGTCGAGGACCGTCGGGTCAATCCCCGCGAGGACGTGCTGACAGGGCTGGCCACAGCGCTGTTCCCCGACGGCACCACGCCCAGCGCCGGCGACGTCGCACGTGTTGCCACCAATGTCTTCTCGGCGGGTCAGGAGACCACGGTCCGGCTGCTCGGCACAGCGCTCAAGGTGCTCGGCGACCGGCCTGACATCCAGAGGAGGGTCCGCGAGGACCGCAGCCTGCTGCCCAACTTCATCGAGGAGGCGCTGCGCCACGAGAGCCCCGTCAAGGGTGACTTCCGGCTGTCGCGCACCCCGGTCACCGTCGGCGATCACGAATTGAAGTCAGGCACAACGGTAATGGTGGTCAACGGCGCAGCCAACCGTGATCCGCGCCGTTTCGAAGAGCCTGACGAGTTTGACCCGGCGCGCAAGAACGCCCGCCAGCACCTTGCCTTCGGGCGCGGTATCCACAGCTGCCCGGGGGCTCCGTTGGCCCGCGCCGAGACGCGCGTCGGCCTTGAGCGACTGCTCGACCGCACCACCGACATCAGGATCTCGGAGGAG from Mycolicibacterium sp. YH-1 harbors:
- a CDS encoding ABC transporter ATP-binding protein, with the translated sequence MIHVEGVSKSFGRCRAVGDVTLSIPAGTVTGLLGLNGAGKSTLLRLIAGLDTPDRGTVTIDGLRLRDVRDPNRLVGAHFGPGQLDTRHTVVRHLRWLAALGGLDAGRVDTVLAMANLTALSNHRIAALSLGARQRLAIAGALLGDPDVLVLDEPVNGLDVPAIVWLRHLLRDFASRGRSVVIASHLLAEVVLTADRVVIMSAGQIAVDGSLADVVPFGSDPREHLEQQLTSGVGVAS
- a CDS encoding metalloregulator ArsR/SmtB family transcription factor, whose amino-acid sequence is MEYLSQPQDGGVQLPATEVHADASGSSDRAVGHQRQRVLSVLRTAEEPVDAHHVADALNIHVTTARFHLGTLESQGVIRRGGATAGRVGRPRLTYELAPRLDYADIVALFATHLGGTPEEREARALRIGADLARRVRLTETCRESSITDLVVAALTALGFQIRSVVNAFGELTVQICTCPLAEIAADAPEVVRGIQQGLIQEVIDSNADLLDRPYVAVVRPDPTNGACEVSLVLRPGARSAM
- a CDS encoding class I SAM-dependent methyltransferase — translated: MTDQESIPLSSRSDADVPGHWLLARLGKRVLRPGGVELTARLLSAAKVAGSDVVELGPGLGRTANDISALGPKSYVGVDDSSASSPLLRDVVARTGGRTVAADAAETGLDDASADVVVGEAMLTMQGENAKRAIVAEAFRVLRPGGRYAIHELGLTPDTLPQDTKDAIRRDLARSIKVNARPLTAQEWTALLTEAGFEVTSVQLAPMALLRPARVLADEGLLGTLRIAGNVLRRPAARKRVLAMRGTFGRYREALTAVALVGTVPQEGSGRDTVTR
- a CDS encoding cytochrome P450 produces the protein MTIDPAGIDWFRDPRLVDDPYPFFNALRDKCPVEREDHYGVTMVTGWEEAVSVYNDEETFSSCTSVTGPFPGFPVPLEGRDDVAELIEKHRDELPFSDQLPTLDPPVHTNHRSLMMRLITPKRLKENEDAMWQLADGVLDEFLAPGRGEFIKGFASPFTLLVIADLLGIPPEDRNAFVDGISQHSGGGVGSTSKESLSHSPLEFLYGQFEAYVEDRRVNPREDVLTGLATALFPDGTTPSAGDVARVATNVFSAGQETTVRLLGTALKVLGDRPDIQRRVREDRSLLPNFIEEALRHESPVKGDFRLSRTPVTVGDHELKSGTTVMVVNGAANRDPRRFEEPDEFDPARKNARQHLAFGRGIHSCPGAPLARAETRVGLERLLDRTTDIRISEEKHGPARHRDYHYIPTFILRGLTELHLEFDVREPSGAS
- a CDS encoding NADPH:quinone oxidoreductase family protein translates to MRAAVCPSYGPPEVVRIEERATPILEPGQALVRVQAAAVNFPDVLLVADKYQISVPPPFVPGSEFAGIISETCGETDGFMVGDRVTGTGLFGAFAEQVATAAAGLARIPEGVDAGTAAAFGVGHRTAYHCLRSVARIGAGDDIVVLGAGGGVGLAAVQLGVALGARVTAVASTPEKLAVARQLGAANLVNHRRAGAQRPGSESSDGDLRDALRTALPDGCHAVLDPVGGALSEPALRSLRRGGRFVTIGYASGDIPRIPLNLVLVKGVHLLGFQFQDVPPAEFTRNETELRDLLRSGHATPHVGAVYPLVDTAKALRHVADGRAVGKVLIDVGGMG
- a CDS encoding acyl-CoA dehydrogenase family protein, which translates into the protein MWDFETDPQYQELLDWADAFVRDEVEPLDLIWPHLQFTPLTETRRKVVDPLKQQVREKGLWATHLGPDLGGQGYGQLKLALLNEVIGRSQWAPIIFGCQAPDTGNAEIIAHYGTPEQKETYLRPLLDGELFSSYSMTEPQGGADPTQFTTSAVRDGDDWVINGWKYFSSNANTAAFLIVMVVTNPDVSAYQGMSMFLLPTDTPGVHIVRNVGLYGERENEGSHALIHYDNVRVPNSALLGGEGQAFVIAQTRLGGGRIHHAMRTIGLAQKAIDMMCERVLSRETAGSLLSDKQTVQSYIADSYAQLKQFRLMVLHTAWEIDKYNDYERVRKDIAAVKVVMPTVLHDIAWRAMQVHGALGVTNEMPFLGMVTGAAVMGLADGPTEVHKVTVAKQVLRGYKPSEDIWPSEWLPRKRDAARERFAEYLELEAGNQ
- a CDS encoding phosphotransferase family protein; this encodes MDGTDLPGRGEPLRARFLSGGTQNVIYELTRGDARCVIRMPPPDAPSDRDRGILREWRIIEALDGTDVPHTKAIGVCDDADVLGRPFYLMGFVDGWSPMDQHAVWPEPFNSDLSTRPGLSYQLAEGIALLSKVDWKAKGLSDLGRPDGFHERQVARWTGFLDRIKGRDLPGLEVATGWLKAHGPLDFIPGLMHGDYQFANVMYQHGAPARLAALVDWEMGTVGDPKLDLGWMVQSWPSSDSDDAAMSYVDMRGMPSRDQVVAHYAEVSGRQVDDLDYYLVLAKWKLAIVLEQGFQRAGDDEKLLAFGPVVTDLMASAAELAESTDYRG
- a CDS encoding TetR/AcrR family transcriptional regulator, which gives rise to MARPTNSTSPDRGQRRATFQRANSRETKRMLVQAAMALWRTKGYATTTVADICTAAGVSKALFYFYFPRKEDVLFEVGVMSTQSAHRTIHDMLDKPYEIATVIGAAMTTLEQSMSRNPRELIIEAILEGYRVEHRLIAEGTPSDLEDDMFSELFTKAKADGKLPDHVNVAHLAYLAQTFVSEGARHWAAGTFGERSFADVVTDDITTLIDGYAHRRTTP
- a CDS encoding ABC transporter permease yields the protein MTVPTHVLRSARAESIRTGGRGPLWTILIPAACLVPAVITFTIAIVAEYFARIPGQAYVQQVATSNATYWVVTVTVVMAATAAAYGRSSESQWGAGAFVKAALPRTWTADAGKWLFYGLLAAFAAAVMVAVVLIALPMVSPLVYGEVSIADSVGRRLLVTVPILAFFAAGFGIGVGAITRSPAAAVGAVLLWVYVIETAVGYIPGGISTQRFMPFLNGVYGTGQDIILAPPWGPDAGLAYACAVFAIMFAGGLCAARLKGGVTS